A region of Clarias gariepinus isolate MV-2021 ecotype Netherlands chromosome 25, CGAR_prim_01v2, whole genome shotgun sequence DNA encodes the following proteins:
- the dnaaf6 gene encoding protein PIH1D3 isoform X2: MEGMSLQNLQALSKLLSPQDDEESDTEDCKNVKPIAKMGPGHIGASASRQNKQADTGYKKNTKDIWDIEEVTDGTHFDDLADPRPQPEYEIILKQSVGTEDLFLGMSGKNPSSMCCENVLVRVKLPETRASDLVLDVKERFVDLRTPKYKLGLHLPHPVHSREGTARFITEKCELEITLPMNRPLDSINCA, encoded by the exons atggagGGGATGTCTCTGCAAAATCTTCAGGCGCTCTCGAAATTGCTTTCTCCTCAAGACGATGAAGAAAGTGACACAGAAGACTGCAAG AATGTAAAACCGATTGCAAAAATGGGTCCTGGGCACATTGGTGCTTCTGCTTCAAGGCAAAACAAGCAAgcag ACACTGGCTATAAAAAGAACACCAAAGACATCTGGGACATAGAGGAAGTAACTGATGGGACACATTTTGATGACCTTGCAGACCCACGTCCTCAGCCTGA gtatgaGATTATCCTGAAGCAGAGTGTGGGTACTGAGGACTTGTTTTTGGGCATGAGCGGAAAGAACCCATCCTCTATGTGCTGTGAGAACGTGCTG GTGAGGGTGAAGCTACCCGAAACTCGGGCTTCTGATCTTGTGTTGGACGTAAAGGAGAGATTTGTTGATCTAAGAACTCCAAAATA CAAGCTAGGCCTGCATCTGCCCCACCCAGTGCACAGCAGGGAAGGCACAGCTCGTTTCATTACAGAGAAATGTGAACTGGAAATCACACTGCCCATGAACAGACCTCTGGACTCCATCAACTGTGCCTAA
- the dnaaf6 gene encoding protein PIH1D3 isoform X1 → MEGMSLQNLQALSKLLSPQDDEESDTEDCKNVKPIAKMGPGHIGASASRQNKQAEDTGYKKNTKDIWDIEEVTDGTHFDDLADPRPQPEYEIILKQSVGTEDLFLGMSGKNPSSMCCENVLVRVKLPETRASDLVLDVKERFVDLRTPKYKLGLHLPHPVHSREGTARFITEKCELEITLPMNRPLDSINCA, encoded by the exons atggagGGGATGTCTCTGCAAAATCTTCAGGCGCTCTCGAAATTGCTTTCTCCTCAAGACGATGAAGAAAGTGACACAGAAGACTGCAAG AATGTAAAACCGATTGCAAAAATGGGTCCTGGGCACATTGGTGCTTCTGCTTCAAGGCAAAACAAGCAAgcag AAGACACTGGCTATAAAAAGAACACCAAAGACATCTGGGACATAGAGGAAGTAACTGATGGGACACATTTTGATGACCTTGCAGACCCACGTCCTCAGCCTGA gtatgaGATTATCCTGAAGCAGAGTGTGGGTACTGAGGACTTGTTTTTGGGCATGAGCGGAAAGAACCCATCCTCTATGTGCTGTGAGAACGTGCTG GTGAGGGTGAAGCTACCCGAAACTCGGGCTTCTGATCTTGTGTTGGACGTAAAGGAGAGATTTGTTGATCTAAGAACTCCAAAATA CAAGCTAGGCCTGCATCTGCCCCACCCAGTGCACAGCAGGGAAGGCACAGCTCGTTTCATTACAGAGAAATGTGAACTGGAAATCACACTGCCCATGAACAGACCTCTGGACTCCATCAACTGTGCCTAA